A genomic window from Tolypothrix sp. PCC 7910 includes:
- a CDS encoding WecB/TagA/CpsF family glycosyltransferase, producing the protein MSKQTKAFSVLGIPVHVMTNYPAWLLECLKQGKGTHVVTLNAEMTMQAERNCSLAKVIQDADLVIPDGAGVVLYLRWLLWQKVQRCPGIELAETLLRDLGQKQPDAKVFFYGGAPGVAAKAAEFCQQQIPELTISGTHSGYHSPQEEEQLRQTLSQLQPQVIFVGLGVPRQELWIAENRHLCPHAIWIGVGGSFDIWSGAKNRAPAWLGNNNLEWLYRLYQEPWRWRRMLALPEFALKAFVYHLTARGAIS; encoded by the coding sequence ATGTCTAAACAGACTAAAGCATTTTCAGTGTTGGGAATACCAGTTCACGTGATGACTAACTACCCAGCTTGGCTGCTTGAATGCTTGAAACAAGGCAAAGGTACTCATGTAGTAACGCTCAATGCAGAAATGACTATGCAAGCAGAGCGTAACTGTTCCCTAGCTAAGGTCATTCAAGATGCCGATTTAGTCATTCCCGATGGCGCAGGAGTCGTTTTGTATTTACGCTGGTTGTTATGGCAAAAAGTACAACGTTGTCCGGGTATTGAACTAGCAGAAACACTATTGCGAGACTTGGGACAAAAGCAGCCAGATGCAAAGGTATTTTTCTATGGAGGAGCGCCTGGTGTCGCTGCAAAAGCAGCAGAGTTTTGCCAGCAACAAATCCCAGAATTGACAATATCAGGTACTCACTCTGGCTATCATTCCCCACAAGAAGAAGAACAATTACGGCAAACTCTCAGCCAGTTGCAGCCACAAGTTATTTTTGTAGGTTTAGGCGTACCACGACAAGAGTTATGGATTGCTGAAAATCGTCATTTGTGTCCCCATGCAATTTGGATTGGTGTCGGTGGCAGTTTTGATATTTGGTCTGGTGCAAAAAACCGCGCTCCGGCTTGGTTAGGAAATAATAATTTAGAATGGCTGTATCGGCTTTATCAAGAGCCTTGGCGCTGGCGACGGATGTTAGCTTTGCCAGAGTTTGCCTTAAAAGCTTTTGTGTACCACTTGACTGCAAGAGGTGCTATTAGTTAG
- a CDS encoding response regulator: protein MQNSETNLILIVDDTPTNLEVLSEALTDAGFDVAVATTGESAIRQIEYDPPELILLDVMMPGIDGFETCNRLKANPKTKNIPIIFMTALSDTVDKVKGLSLGAVDYITKPFQQAEALARIQVHLKLQNISAAMEKQNVRLKQEIAERANAEAALQKLTQELEQRVTERTKELSQALQDLQNAQVQLIQTEKLATLGQLVAGVAHEINNPINFIHGNLDHASSYIDELLELLKLYQTQFPHPTPEIAQKSKEIDLDFLRADLPKIISSMAVGTQRIQEIVQSFRNFSRHDEAEVKEVDIHDGLDSTLMMIDHRLKTNTEYPPIQVVKEYGNLPPIECFAGQMNQVFMNVLSNAIDALEELMGEGHSYCSLSPMIRIQTEVMGTNRIAIRIADNGPGIPKEVQKRVFDPFFTTKPAGKGTGLGMSISHQIITEKHGGSLSCISNPGKGAEFIIEIPIQLLKFSNTNWWQSQEIATNPMQSQSFPHHRKDIAILNEL, encoded by the coding sequence ATGCAGAACTCAGAAACCAATCTAATCTTGATAGTTGATGATACTCCTACAAATCTAGAAGTACTTTCAGAAGCTCTAACTGATGCGGGATTTGATGTTGCCGTTGCAACTACTGGTGAAAGTGCTATTAGGCAAATCGAATACGATCCACCAGAATTGATTTTGTTAGATGTAATGATGCCAGGGATTGACGGATTTGAAACTTGCAATCGACTAAAAGCAAATCCTAAAACTAAAAATATTCCCATCATTTTTATGACTGCTCTGAGTGACACAGTAGATAAGGTAAAAGGCCTTTCTTTAGGTGCTGTAGACTATATCACTAAGCCATTTCAGCAAGCAGAAGCACTAGCCCGTATTCAAGTTCATTTGAAGCTGCAAAATATCAGTGCAGCAATGGAAAAACAAAATGTGCGTCTTAAACAAGAAATTGCAGAACGTGCTAATGCTGAAGCTGCATTGCAAAAGTTAACTCAAGAATTAGAACAAAGGGTTACAGAAAGAACAAAGGAACTATCACAAGCACTTCAAGACTTACAAAATGCCCAAGTTCAGCTGATTCAAACAGAAAAATTAGCGACACTAGGCCAGTTGGTAGCTGGCGTAGCACACGAAATTAACAATCCTATTAACTTTATACATGGCAATCTTGATCACGCCAGTTCCTACATTGATGAATTGTTAGAACTGCTCAAACTCTATCAGACTCAGTTTCCTCATCCCACTCCAGAAATTGCTCAAAAATCAAAGGAAATTGATCTAGATTTTCTTAGAGCTGATTTACCCAAAATTATCTCTTCAATGGCAGTAGGTACACAACGAATTCAGGAAATTGTGCAATCTTTCCGCAATTTCTCACGCCATGACGAGGCAGAAGTTAAAGAAGTCGATATCCATGATGGATTAGACAGTACATTAATGATGATTGACCATCGGTTGAAAACTAATACAGAATACCCACCAATTCAGGTAGTTAAGGAGTATGGAAACTTACCACCTATAGAATGCTTTGCGGGACAAATGAACCAAGTATTTATGAATGTCCTCAGTAATGCAATTGATGCTTTGGAAGAGTTAATGGGAGAAGGACACAGTTATTGTAGTTTATCACCCATGATTCGGATTCAGACGGAAGTTATGGGGACTAATCGTATTGCTATTCGGATTGCTGATAATGGGCCAGGGATACCAAAGGAAGTTCAAAAACGAGTATTTGACCCCTTCTTTACAACTAAGCCAGCTGGGAAAGGAACAGGATTAGGGATGTCCATTAGTCATCAAATTATCACAGAAAAACATGGTGGTTCACTGTCCTGTATTTCCAACCCTGGCAAAGGTGCAGAGTTCATCATTGAAATTCCGATTCAACTGCTAAAGTTTTCTAATACAAACTGGTGGCAGTCTCAAGAAATAGCAACAAACCCTATGCAGAGTCAATCATTTCCTCATCATCGTAAAGATATAGCAATCCTTAATGAACTGTAA
- a CDS encoding response regulator transcription factor, giving the protein MSKIRIALIEDHDLTRVGIRTALLQKEEIEVVGEAANAAEGLKMLKMLQPDIAIVDIGLPDKDGIELTRELKSTSNGEDLRTKVLILTLRDNKEAVLAAFAAGADSYCMKDIKFDNLLEAVRVTYNGNAWIDPAIARIVLQQAQQNPPKQDKVSLDSKNSFNTFESGENPEHIDAYTLTERELEVLQLIVEGCSNAVIAERLYITVGTVKTHVRNILNKLCADDRTQAAVRALRSGLVG; this is encoded by the coding sequence ATGAGTAAAATTCGTATTGCTCTTATTGAAGATCATGACCTCACCCGTGTGGGTATTAGGACAGCACTACTGCAAAAAGAAGAAATTGAGGTTGTAGGAGAAGCTGCCAATGCTGCGGAAGGTCTAAAAATGCTAAAAATGCTACAACCGGATATTGCGATTGTAGATATTGGTTTACCAGATAAAGATGGTATTGAGCTGACGCGAGAGTTGAAATCTACTAGTAATGGAGAAGATTTAAGAACAAAGGTGTTAATTCTGACACTAAGAGATAATAAAGAAGCCGTACTGGCAGCTTTTGCCGCTGGGGCTGATTCATACTGCATGAAAGATATCAAATTCGATAATTTGCTGGAAGCAGTGCGGGTAACATACAATGGCAACGCTTGGATTGATCCAGCGATCGCGCGTATTGTATTACAACAAGCACAACAAAATCCTCCTAAACAGGATAAAGTATCGCTAGACAGCAAAAATTCATTTAATACCTTTGAGTCTGGAGAAAATCCAGAGCATATAGATGCTTATACGCTGACAGAAAGGGAATTAGAAGTGTTACAGTTGATTGTCGAAGGTTGTAGCAATGCAGTCATCGCCGAGAGGCTTTATATCACAGTCGGTACAGTAAAAACTCACGTTCGGAATATTTTGAACAAGCTATGTGCTGATGATCGTACTCAAGCCGCAGTTCGTGCCTTGCGTTCTGGATTAGTAGGATAG
- the ftsE gene encoding cell division ATP-binding protein FtsE: protein MPVLTTQATQKQFVHQQDIETQKQSSNASAILRLSSVTKTYTNGCHALLDVNLEVKEKEFLFITGPSGSGKSTLLKLLYGEELATKGEVIVDKFNMASLRGDRLSLLRRRIGIVFQDYKLIRQRTVAENVTFVLQAQGYTRKEIQRRLEPTLKLVGLLSKADCFPDQLSGGEQQRVSIARAIVATPPLLFADEPTGNLDPDNSWQVMQILQKLNSFGATVIVTTHDEQLIRRCNHPVVQVRNGRLYRK from the coding sequence ATGCCAGTATTAACCACTCAAGCAACACAGAAGCAATTTGTTCATCAACAGGACATTGAAACTCAAAAGCAAAGTAGTAATGCATCAGCAATATTACGATTGTCTTCTGTAACAAAAACCTATACCAATGGCTGTCACGCTTTATTAGATGTGAACTTAGAGGTAAAAGAAAAAGAATTTTTATTTATCACAGGCCCTAGTGGTTCTGGTAAATCAACTCTCTTAAAGTTGCTGTATGGTGAAGAGTTAGCAACAAAAGGAGAAGTAATTGTTGATAAATTCAATATGGCATCTTTAAGGGGCGATCGCTTGTCATTATTGCGGCGGCGCATTGGTATTGTTTTTCAAGACTATAAGCTGATTCGCCAACGGACAGTAGCAGAAAATGTTACCTTTGTGTTGCAGGCTCAAGGTTATACCAGAAAAGAAATTCAACGACGTTTAGAGCCAACATTAAAGTTAGTAGGGTTGCTTTCTAAAGCTGACTGCTTTCCAGATCAACTCTCAGGCGGAGAACAACAGCGAGTAAGCATTGCACGAGCAATTGTGGCCACTCCACCACTGCTTTTTGCAGATGAACCAACAGGAAACCTCGATCCAGATAATTCTTGGCAAGTAATGCAGATTCTCCAAAAGTTGAATTCCTTTGGGGCTACTGTAATTGTCACTACTCATGATGAACAACTGATACGTAGGTGTAATCATCCGGTGGTACAAGTTCGCAATGGACGGTTGTATCGCAAATAA